The sequence below is a genomic window from Selenomonas ruminantium subsp. lactilytica TAM6421.
GGAACAGGTGATGGAAAAGTTCAAATCCCACGCGGGAAAGTCTATCTTTATAGGTAACCACCACTCTCTCAACATGGCCTTCAAGGACTTCATCCAGCATCTCGAAAAAATCTTTGCGCTTCTCAAAACTTATCCCGCTGGCAATATCGGAATATATGCCTGAAATGGTGTAGCCATTGGAAAAACAGAACTGCTTCAATAAGGAAATCTGATTTTCAAGGTCTGGCTTCTGCTTGGCTGTCGATACACGAGCGTAAATAAATGTTTTCCGCTTCATGTCCTTATTCAAAAAGCCGTACACATCTTCTTCATTGTAGTCATAACGCTTGTTGGGCAGGACAGTCACTCGGATTATGCCAGTTTTGACATACTTGGTCAGTGTAGGGCGTGTTATTCCAAGGACACGGAGCACATCTTTGGCTAACATGATACAATCCTCCTTCCTTGGCTTGATTATACCATATATTATATAAAATATGAATTTTAATTTAATATTTTTAATGAATCATTGCACTATGGCAATCGCCGCCACTGCCACGATCAGCAATAGCTTACAGGACACCCTGATGTTGTCAAACATACCCAGATCCCTCCCAATTTCCATGCAAGAAAAAACACTAAGCAAGAATTCCAAACAATCTCCTGCTTAGTGTTTCGCTATAAATCCTATTCTCCTTGCAAAAGTTCAATAAATTTTCGCGCAGCCTGGGATAAATGTTTATTTTTGCCAAAAGCGACCACCAGCTGACGATCCTCCACTGCCTCCTCCAAATTGAAGAAGCAGGGCGGTTCTGACCAGCGGCCGTTGTTGACCACCATGTCCGTCACCAGCGTAGCCCCCATACCGGCTGCGCAAAGTTCAGCTGCATCGATGATGCTGTTGGCTTCAAAAACCACGTCCGGCCGGCATTGTGTCTTCATGCACAGGTCACTATACAGCTGGGACATACGGCGGTTTTCCTGCAGCCGGATAAAGGGCTGGCCATGCATGCGGGCAAAGGACATGGTCGGATAAGGTTCCCCATCCGTCCGCTTGTACTTCTGGGCAAAAGGATGATGGGGCGGCAGCGCCAATAAGGTCTTTTCCTTCAGCAGCGGAATCCGTTCAAAACTGCTTTCCAACGGCTCATAGAGCAGGGCAAAATCCACTTCCCCTGCCGCCACCGTGGTCTTCAATTCACTGACGCTATGCTCCTTGACCATCAGGCGGATGCCCGGATAACGGCGATGGAATTCGATGATGGGCTGCGTCAGATAACAGGAAGAGCGGGTGCGGGAACTGCCGATGATGAGCGTCCCTGTCTTGAGCCCCGTAAGGTCTGCGGTCTCCTGCACCAATTCATGATAGATCCGCTGCATTTCCCGGGCCTTGCGCACGTAAATCTCCCCGGCTGCCGTCAGCTGCAGCGGCGTCTGGCTCCGGTCAAACAAGGGCAGGCCAATCTCCCCTTCGATCTTCTTGATGGACTGGGATAAGGACGGCTGAGACACAAAAAGTCTCTTGGCCGCCGCCGAAAAAGTCCCTTCATTGGCCGCCTGCAGTACATATTTCCATTCATGTTCGTCGATCAAAGTAAGTCCCTCCAAAAAAGCCCCCGCAATCAAGAGAGGGCTTTTCTAACCTTATGCTTCTGTTTTTTTCGCCTGCTCTGCAATCTGCTGGCGCACGCTCTCCTGCGTGGGAGCCGTATAAGCCGGCTGCACAGGCTGCGGTGCCGGGCCTGCTTCTGGCGTTATGTCAGGCGTTGCCGCAGCAGACTGAGGGGCAGCTGTCTGGGCTGCCTGGGCAGTCTGCTGTTGTACGGGCTGAGACGGCTGCGCAGGCTGGGTGCTCTGCTGCTGCACAGGCGTTTCCAACGGGGCATTGAGTACCTGGGAAAAAGCATTCGTAGCCTTCTTGAATTCCCGCACACCCTTGCCCACGGAGCGGGCAATCTCCGGCAGCTTGCCGGGGCCGAAGACGATCAGCCCCACCACCAATATCAAGATAAGTTCTGGTACACCGATTCCAAACATGGTGAATCTCCTCTCATCCGTTCCTGTCAAAAATCACGGTCGCCGATAAAATCCGCCACCTGTACAAAGGCATCTTTGATATCCGCCGGCAGATCCTGCGGAATCACCTGACGTGCCCGTTCCAGATATTCATCGGCCTTGGCCTTGGCCATCTCCACACCGTCCGTAGCCCGGATGATGTTCAGGGCACGCTCTACCATCTGGCTGTCCATCTCCGGGTTGGTGACGATATCGGCCAATTCGGCTGCATCTTCGCTAACATTCAAAGCATGGATAACCGGCAAGGTCACAATGCCCTGGCGGATATCATTGCCGGCAGGCTTGCCGATTTTCTCTGAAGTCTGCATGATATCCAGCACATCATCTGTGATCTGGAAGGCCATGCCAATGCAGTGGCCATACTCTGCCAGCTTTTTCGTATCTTCCTGCGACAGGCCGCCCACCAGACCGCCTAATTCACAGCAGATTTCCAAAAAATCCGCCGTCTTCTTCTGAATGCGCTCATAATAATTATCCAGATCCTTGACCGCCTGATAAACGGTATGATCCTGGATGATTTCCCCCACGCTGAGATTGCACACGAGTTCTGCCAGACGCTTGGACACGTAATCGCCATAGCCGCCTTCTGCGATCAAGCCGAAGGCCCGGGCAAAGATATAGTCACCGCCCAGGATAGCGATCTGATTATCCCATTTGGCATTAGCCGTGGGTTCGCCACGGCGGGTATCGGCCGCATCAATCACATCATCGTGCACCAGAGAAGCCGTATGAATGAGTTCTAGCGCTTCTGCCAGCGGCAGCACACGCTCCAGCGAAAAATCATTGCCGCCTCTGGCTGAAAGCAGGCACAAGGCCGGACGGATACGCTTGCCGCCAGCCGTCACCAGATGGGTGCCAACTTCATTCACCAATTCTACCGAAGAAGAGACTGCCCCGATCAGCCCTTCATTCAGCACGTCCAAGTCACTCTGTATTACATCAAACATGGGGTTTGACACATCTATCACCTACATTAGTCTTTTTCGCATATCACGCATTTTACTATTTTACTACATTTTTGTTCGTTTGTCATTATTATTTCTGCCTTTGACTTGCTGCCCGTTATGACGTATTATTGTAAGGAAATGAAAATTAAGGAGTGAAGGCTTTGCTGAAAATCACTATGGCCCAGATGGAAGTCATCCCCGGGCATCCCGATAAAAACACCGCCACCATGCTGCGCATGATTGACGAGGCAAAAGAAGAACAGTCCGATATCATCATCTTCCCGGAAATGGCTGTTCCCGGCTACCTGCTGGGTGACACCTGGGAACAGAGCAGTTTCCTGGCCGACTGCGAGCACTACGGCCAGGAAATCATCGCCGCTACCCAGGACATCACCGTCATGTTCGGCAATATCGCCATGGACTGGGAAAAGACCAACAACGATGGCCGGGTACGCAAGTACAATGCCTTCTTCACGGCGCAAAACGGCCGGCTGATCAAACCTGCCGGACAGGATCAGCCCTTCGTCATCAAAACCCTGATGCCCAACTACCGGGAATTTGACGATACCCGCCATTTCTACAGCCTGCAGCAGCTGGCGCTGGAACAGGGAAAAAGCCCCGCTGAGCTGATTGCCCCGGTAAACATCACCATCAAGGGCAAGGAATACAGCATCGGCTGCCTGCTCTGCGAAGATGGCTGGAGTGACAACTACGCGCTGGAACCCTTTGAAGTGCTGCGGAAAAATGGCTCTATTGACTTCTTTGTCAATATCTCCGCCTCTCCCTATACCCTGGGCAAAAACGGCAAACGCAATCGTGTCTTCGGCGAACAGGCCGCACGGGCAGGCAAGCCGCTCTTCTACGTCAACGCCATCGGCCTGCAGAACAACGGCAAGACCGTCTACACCTTTGACGGCGCCAGCACGGCTTACAATGGCAAGGGCGATGTCTGCGCCATGAGCTTGGAATACAAAGAAGAACTCACCATTGTAGATTTAGCAGAACTGGAGCAGCTCCCGGCCCTGCCCGAAGACAAGGAACCGGATATTGCCCACATCTATCGCGCCTTGCACTACGGCGTGGGCCACTTCCTGAAAAATATCCACATGAGGAAAGTGGTCATCGGCATCTCCGGAGGCATTGACTCCGCCGTTGCCGCCGCCCTCTACGCCAAGATTGTGGGCCCCGAAAACCTGCTGCTGGTCAATATGCCCAGCGTCTTCAACTCCGCCACCACAAAAGGACTCAGCAAGCAGCTGGCCGATAACTTAGGCTGCCAATACACCGTGATTCCCATCCAGCACTCCGTCGATCATACGGTAGAACAGCTCTCCGGCACCCCCATCACCTATCTGACCGACGGTTCCACCCAGAACCTTACGGTGTCTTCCTTTGTGACCGAAAACATCCAGGCCCGTGACCGCAGTGCCCGGGTGCTGGCAGGCGCCGCAGCTGCTTTCGGCGGTGGCTTCACCTGCAACGCCAACAAGGCCGAGACCACCGTCGGTTACTCGACGCTGTACGGTGACCAGTCCGGCTTCTTAGCTGCCTTGGCTGACCTTTGGAAGCATCAGGTTTACGCCCTGGCCCATTATATGAATGACGTGATCTATGGCCGGGAAGTCGTGCCCCAGGGCATTATTGATATCGTGCCCAGCGCGGAACTCTCCTCCGCCCAGAATGTGGACGAAGGCAAGGGCGATCCCCTGAAGTACCCCTACCACGATTATCTCTTCCGGTCCTTCATCGAACGCTGGCAGAAGGCCGCACCGGAAGATATCCTCGAATGGTACGCTGCCGGCACCCTCGAAGAAAATCTCGGCTGTGAAGCAGGTCTGGTTGAAAAATACTTCCCCACCGCCCAGGAATTCATCGCGGATCTGGAACGCTGGTGGAACCTCTTCACCGGCATGGCCGTGGCCAAGCGCATCCAGGCACCGCCTATCCTGGCTGTCAGCCGCCGGGCCTATGGCTTTGACCACCGCGAAGCCCAGAATGGCCCCTACTATACCTTGAAATACCAGCAGCTGAAAGAACAATTGTTACAGGCATGATAAAAAAGACTGTGCAGAACGTGTAGATTCTGCCCAGTCTTTTTTCTTTATAAGGTAATCGCGTCCATGGTATTCAGCAGCGGCATGATCACTGCCAGCACCAAAAAGAACACCAGACCGCCCACGATAAAGATGGCCGCCGGTTCTGCCAGCGCCTGCAGCCGGGCGGATTCATTTTCGGCCTGCACCTGACAGAAGGCCGCCGCCTTGGCCAGCATCTCTTCCAGGCGCCCCGCCTCTTCCCCAGCCTCCAGCATTTCAGCAAGAATCACCGGGAAGACCGGGCATCTTATCATTGCCGTCATCAGCCCACTGCCCTGCTCCACCTTCGCCTGCACCTGCAACAATTCCCGCTCCAGATAGCGGTTTCCGGCTACAGGGGCTGCCATCCGGATCGCCTCGTGCAGGGGCAGCCCCTGTTCCAGGATCATGGCCATAGTCCCCAGGATCAACGCCCAGCCGGAATGACGGGCCAAAGATCCTGCTAAGGGCAGCTGCAGCACAAATTGATGATAACGATAAACCACCAGCGGCTGACGGGCCAGCAGCAAGATTCCCAAAGCCAAAACGCTGCCCACCGCCAGAGTTTCCATTCCATAGATCTGCAGGAAATCTGTCAAAGACAAAAGCACACGGGTGGGCCAGGGCAGTTCCACCTGCAGATTCTGCAACATCGAGGCAAAGGCAGGCAGGATAAACAACGCCATAAAGATCAGCATTCCCAGAGCAGTCAGACCAAGAATCGCCGGATAAAGGAGTACTGATTTCAACTGTTCCCGGGCTTTCACCGTCTGCGCCAAAAAATCTGCCAGCCGGCTGAAAACGGCTTCCAATGTCCCTGCCTGCTCCCCAGCTGCCACCAGCCTAACGATCCGCGGCGAAAAATTGTGGCTTGCCTCCATAGCTGCCGCCAGGGATTTTCCCTGCAAAACCTGCTGATAAAGACCATTTATCAAGTGGGCATAAGCATCTTTGCGCCCGCCAGCCAGCAATGCCTTGAGCCCCTCATGAACCGGGATTCCGGCACTCAGCAATACTGCCAGCTGGCGACAGAATAATGCAATCTGCGTATCATCCACCTTGCGGCCAGCGAATAATTGTCCAGGATGCCACCTGCCTGCACCAGATTCCTTCTGCCCTTCTTCCTGTAACAGGGCCGTTATCCACAGGCCCTGCCGTTTTATCTTACGGGCAGCCTCCTGACGGTTGGCCGCCGCAATCGTCCCCTTGAAAATCCTACCCTGCCGGTTGCTGGCTTCATAACGATAATTCATATTGTGTCCCCCGCGCCTGCGCCATTACCTGTTCCCCCATGGATCTTTCAAGCAATCCTGCCTGCTGCATTTTCTGAACAGCCACTGCAAAAGTCTGCATTCCCAGCTCCTGCTGGCTGAGCATCACGGAGGACAACTGGTTATACTTTGCCTGACGGATCAAACTGCGCACCGTAGCATTAGCCAGCAGTACCTCCACCAATGCTGTCCGTCCGCCTCTAGCAGCGGGAAGCAATTGCTGGGCAAAGATCCCCTGTAACACCTCTGCCAGCAGCGAACGCACGCTCGCCCGCTCTTCCAGCGGAAACATCCCCTCCACGCGCAGGACAGCCGCAGCCGCACTGCCACTATGCAAAGTCCCCAGCACCAGCATCCCCGCTGATGCTGCCGCCAGAGCCGTCAGCATCGTCTCCTTGTCCCGGATTTCCCCCACGAGGACCACATCCGGCATTTCCCTGAGTCCGCCCCGCAGAGCTTCCGCAAAATCATAAAAATCCCGGCCCAACTCCCGCTGACTGATAAAACATTTATCAGGTTGGAAAACATATTCGATGGGATCTTCCAATGTGACGATATGATACGCTCTCTCCCGATTCAATGTTTCAATAAAAGCCGCCAATGTCGTGCTCTTACCAGAGCCAGTCCGCCCGCAGACCAAGACCAGCCCTTGATCCAGTTCCTTGATCTTCTGCCATGCCTGCGGCGCATTGATTTCCGCCAAAGTCGGAATCCTCTCCGGCAACAGGCGGATAGCCAATGCCGGATAACCTTGCTGACGATAGGCATTGACACGAAACCGCCGTCCCGCAAAGGTCCAGGAAAGATCGATATCGCACTCCCGCGCCAGCCGCTTCCGTTGCCCTTCATCCATGATAACAGCGTCAAACGCAGCCATAAATTGCTCCGTCAGCGGGCGGCCATCCATAGACACCAAGACTCCGTCACATCGCATATGCGGCCTTTGTCCCACGGTCAAATGAATATCCGACGCCTCTTTTTCGATAGCTCTGCTGATAATGCCCTGCCAATCCACGTCATCCCCCATACCATATCACCTCGTATTTTCTAATAATAATGTACTTCTTCTACATTCACCCTCCAATACCTGCAAAAAAAGCACCTCCAGCGGAAGTGCTTTCTATTATCAATCATCTCTTATCTTTGACCTGCTTTTTGCAGGAAATGCCGTAGGGCACCGGTGAAGCCTGCGGCTGTTCCCAACTGGGCAAAGGCAATGCGCGTATGCTTGAGCAAGGCTGGCGGAAGCAGTTCAGCCAAGTATTGATGCAGGCGCGGTTCAAAGAATTCCCGCTGGGCCATCACGGCCCCGCCCATGATCAAAACCTCCGGATTTACGACACAGCAGATCTGGGCCAGGCCACAGGCCAGTTTCCGCGTCATATCTTCCAATGCTGTCAGGGCTTTTTCCTCACCAGCTGCCGCCCGCGCAAAAACCTCTTCTCCCGTGGCTGCGCCTGTGTTCTGCAATAGCGCCGTCATGCTGGCCAATTGTTCCAGAGAGCCGCCCGCAAGGGGCAGGAAGCCGATTTCACCGGCTGCCGCAGCCGCGCCATGAACCAGATGACCATCCAGCACCAGTGCGCCGCCCACACCTGTACCCACAAACATGCAAAAGGCACTTTTCGCGCCTTTGCCTGCGCCCAGCCAGCTTTCCCCCAGTCCTGCGGCATTCACATCATTTTCTACAGTACAGGGCAGCTGCGTCAGCTTTTCGATTTCTTCCCGCAGCTTCATGCCGCTGTAACCGGGGAAATTAGGCCCGGCAAAAATGACTTCCCCTTTTTCAGCATCGATAAGTCCCGGTGAACATACCGCCACCCCTGCAGCCTGACCGTATTCTTTTTGCAGGTCACAGACAATTGCCGCTATTTTCCCGGGAATCGCACGGCTGCCATCTGTTTCGACCTTGGTCAGGACCTGACCTTTGGCCAAAATCTGGCCATCCTCCGTCATCATGGCATATTTGATTGCCGTACCACCGATATCTATGCACGCATATTGCATCCTGATCCCCTCCTGTGCTAAAACAAAGGCACCAAACGATGTTGGTGCCTGAAATTTTCATTTCTTCTCAGCCTACTAATTCATAGCCAGCTTCTGTGATGACCTGGGCAAATTCTGCCTGAGGGATTTCCCGTTCTGCCGTCACGGTTGCCGTGCCTGCTTCCAGATTCACTTCCACAGCCGTAACACCTGCCATTTTCGACAAAGCATCGTTTACATGCTTCTGGCAATGGGCACACATCATACCTTCAATCTTGAGTTCTTTCTGCATCGTCTTATCTTCCTTTCTGACAGTTGCCTGTCCTACCTGATTATCTATTTCTGCAGCCATGCCCGCTACATTCCCTGCAGTCTTGAATGACCGCAGCCGCAAAGCGTTCAGGACCACACATACACTGGACATGCTCATTGCTGCCGCTCCGATCATCGGGGAAAGCTTGATGCCAAAGGCCGGATACAAGAGCCCCGCTGCCAGAGGGATGCCAATGATATTATAGATGAACGCCCAGAAGAGATTTTCCTTGATATTGCGGATAACCGCCTTTGATAACCTGATTGCGCTTACAACATCCAGCAGATTGCTGCGGATGAGCACAGCATCCGCACTTTCCATGGCCACATCCGTACCGGCACCAATGGCCATCCCGATATCAGCCCGGGCAAGCGCCGGCGCATCGTTGATGCCATCGCCCACCATGGCCACCTTATGCCCCTGTGCCTGCAAGGCGGCAATATGCTGCTCCTTGGCAGCGGGCAGCACACCGGCAATGGCCCTCGTGATTCCCAGACGGCGGCGCACCGCTTCAGCCGTGCGCTCATTGTCGCCGGTGAGCATGATGACCTCCAGCCCCATGGCCGTGAGCTGGGAAATCGCCTGCCTGCTGGATTCCTTTTCCTTATCTGCCACCGCGATAACGCCAAGAAGTTTCTTCTCTTTGGCAAAGAGTAAGGGCGTCTTGCCTTCTGCCGCCAGCCGTTCCAATTCCTGCTGGCAGTCCGAAATATCCACACCCTGTTCTGCCATAAAGGCCTCGTTGCCAGCCATATAGAGCTCGCCTCTGACTTTTCCCTGCAGGCCGCGGCCGGGCACCGCCTGAAAATCGCTTATGCCTGCGGGCGTTACGCCCTTTTCTGCCGCATAGGCCAAGACCGCTTCAGCCAGGGGATGCTCGCTGTTCTGCTCCAATCCCGCCGCTAAGGACAGGAACTCTGCCTCCGGTATCGACAGAGCCTGCAGATCCGTAACCTTGGGCTTGCCTTCGGTAATGGTTCCTGTCTTATCCAGCACCACCGTATCCACAGCCTGGGCCGTTTCCAAGGCCTCGCCGGATTTGATGAGGATGCCGTTTTCCGCGCCTTTGCCCGTGCCCACCATGATAGCCACAGGTGTAGCCAGGCCTAAGGCACAGGGACAGGAAATGACCAGAATGGAGATAGCAATGGAAAAAGCAAATTCCACGCTTGCGCCCAGGGCCAGCCATATTCCGCCCGCCGCCAGTGCAATCAGGATGACCACCGGCACAAAGATGCCGGCAATCCGGTCAGCCAGCCTTGCCATGGGCGCCTTGCTGGCACTGGCTTCATCCACCAGGCGGATGATCTGGCTGATGGCGGTATCGCCGCCGACCTTTTCCGCCCGGAAATGGATGGCACCTGTCTTATTCAGGGTGGCCGAGGTCACCTTATCCCCTGCCTGTTTGAACACGGGCAGGCTTTCCCCGGTGATGGCAGATTCATCGATGCTGGTCTGCCCGGAAATCACCGTGCCATCAGCGGGCAGCCGCTCGCCGGGACGCACGATGATCTCATCCCCTGCCACCAGTTCTTCCGTGGGCAGGGATAATTCCTGGCCGTCCCGCAGGACAGTGGCCTTTTGCGGCGCCAGCTCCATAAGCTTTGCCAACGCCTCCCCCGTCCGCCCCTTGGCCTTTGCCTCGAGGAATTTGCCCACGGTGATCAAGGTGACAATCATCCCCGCCGATTCAAAATAAAGGTTGCGACTGTATTCTTCCACCAGCGCCAGATTGCCATGGCCGAGCCCCCAGCCCATGCGGAACACGGCAAAAGCACCAAAGAGTGCAGCGGCCATGGAGCCCATGCCTACCAGGCTGTCCATATTCGGCGCGCCCTGCCAAAGATTACGAAAGCCGTTCAGATAATACTTCCGATTGAGATACATGATGGGCAGAATTAACAGGAACTGGGCAAAGGAAAAGGTGATGGCGTTCTCCGGGCCGGCGAACAATGCCTGCAAAAGCTCCGGCACGGGAAGCCCCAGCCAGCCAAAAAACATCCGATGCATGGCAATGAACATGACCGGCAAAAGGAATATCACCGACCATAACAGCCGCTGCCGCATGGCTGCTGCCTCCCTGGCCAAGGGATCATCTTCTTTTTTTATGGCATCTACAGCCTTTTTTCCTTTGACACTGGCACCATATCCGGCCTGTTCTACGGCTGCAATGATCTGACTTGTATTGATTTTCCCTTCGTCATAGGTCAGCTGCATGCTGTTGGTCAACAGATTTACACTGACCTCCGCTGTGCCAGCCAGTTTTGTCACAGCTTTTTCCACTCGCGCCGAACATGCCGAACAAGTCATGCCAGTGATGTCAAAACGTTCTTTTTTCATCATTCACCTTCTGTCAACGTACCATTTTTCCTAACAGCGTAATCAGCTCATCGACCACCTGGTCATCGCCTTCACGGATATCGTGAACCACGCAGCTGTTGATATGCTGAGCCAATAACTCTTTGTTGAAGGCTCCCAAAGCCGCCTGAATGGCACTGACCTGCACCATGATATCCACACAGTAACGATCCTCCTCCACCATACGGCGGATGCCCCGTACCTGTCCTTCAATGCGGTTCAGACGGGATATCAGGCCCTTATACTCCTTGCCATCCTTATCGCGATGTTTATGTTTTACGTCCTTGCAATGACACTTTTCCATAGGAACCTCCTGAATACAAACACATACCCCTCTTGGGTATATTCATCATATACCTATGAGGGGTATGTGTCAAGGACTGTCTACAGCACTCTTGTCAATTCTTCCCTTGTGGTCAGCCCTGCCGCAGCTTTGGCCTCGCCGTCAGACCATAGGGTTCGCATTCCGCCCTGCCAAGCCAGCGCCTCCAGCTGTTCCTGACTTTGACCGATCAAGATGGCCTCCCGGATTGACTTGTCAACTACCATCAGTTCATGCAGCGCCAGACGGCCGCGATAGAGTTCCTGTTCCTTGTCCACACAGCGCCGTACCAGGCGCTGGGCCAATACCCCGGACAAGGTTGCCGCCAAAAGATAAGGCGGCACCTTCATTTCCAGCAGGCGCAGTACCGCAGCCACCGCACTTTCCGTATGCAGGGTGGTCAGGATCAAATGACCGGTCAATGCCATACGCACAGCCAGCATGGCCGTTTCTTCATCCCGGATTTCCCCCAGCAGAATTCCCTGAGCATCCATGCGCAGAATGGCACGCAAGCCGTTTGCATAGCTAAGACCGGCCTGCGGATTGACCTGGATCTGATTGATTCCCTGGATATGACGTTCAATGGGATCTTCCAAGGTCAGCCAGTTTTTCTCCACCCGGTTCACTTCCCGCAGGGCTGCATATAACGTCGTCGTCTTGCCTGAACCCATGGGGCCACAGACGATGAGCAAACCTGACGGCCTATGGATGAGTTCCCGGAATTTCGCCTCGTTTTCAGCGGTAAAGCCCAATTCGCTCAATGTCAGCATCTCATCCTGCATGTTCAACAAGCGCAGCACTAGCATCTCCCCGCCAGCCACTGGCATGGACGCTGCCCGGATATCCACTTTTTTTCCCTGTTCCTGAAAGATAAAGGCACCATCCTGGGGCTGCTGATGCTTGGCAATGTCCATGCCTGCCAATACCTTGATCCTGGACACCAGCATGGGGGCCAGATCTCCCGGCAGCTGCCAAGGCATCACCTGCAGCAGGCCATCAACACGCAGGCGGAAGCGCAGACTCCGTTCCCATGGTTCGATATGCAGGTCGCTGGCCCCGGCTTCCAGCGCCTGCAGGATCAGGAAATCCACCAACCGCACCATGGCTGCGCTGCTCCCCGTAGTCCCTTCCGCGCCAGGAATCTGTTCCTGACGGCATTGATTGAGCAAAATACGCCAAAATGTATCCTCATTCTGCATAGCATCCCGACCTTTTTCTTCAAAAATTATTAAATCAAATATCTGTTCGTTGTGCACATGTTTTTCTCCTGCCATCCCTGCTGATTATTTGCCACCTGCTCCATAATGTAATATACTTAGAACAAGTTCTATCCGGAGGTATGATATTATGAGCGACTATGAAAAGAAAGGCTATCTGGTCAGCGATTTTCGCGTCTTCCGCCTCAAAGATGCTGCCCTGAAGCCCATTCCTTTTCATTATCACGATTTTCATAAGATAATTATGTTCTTGGACGGCGCTGTGGACTATGTGATTGAAGGCAAAACCTATCATCTGGCACCCCGGGATATCGTCTTTGTCACCGCCGGCGAAATCCACCGGCCCGTCTTCA
It includes:
- a CDS encoding IS607 family transposase, whose product is MLAKDVLRVLGITRPTLTKYVKTGIIRVTVLPNKRYDYNEEDVYGFLNKDMKRKTFIYARVSTAKQKPDLENQISLLKQFCFSNGYTISGIYSDIASGISFEKRKDFFEMLDEVLEGHVERVVVTYKDRLSRVGFELFHHLFQKYNCEIVVMSEVGSVKLDTQEVFEEIVNLLHCYSMKLYSSRRRLKKIKEAVDDVDEG
- a CDS encoding LysR family transcriptional regulator; translation: MIDEHEWKYVLQAANEGTFSAAAKRLFVSQPSLSQSIKKIEGEIGLPLFDRSQTPLQLTAAGEIYVRKAREMQRIYHELVQETADLTGLKTGTLIIGSSRTRSSCYLTQPIIEFHRRYPGIRLMVKEHSVSELKTTVAAGEVDFALLYEPLESSFERIPLLKEKTLLALPPHHPFAQKYKRTDGEPYPTMSFARMHGQPFIRLQENRRMSQLYSDLCMKTQCRPDVVFEANSIIDAAELCAAGMGATLVTDMVVNNGRWSEPPCFFNLEEAVEDRQLVVAFGKNKHLSQAARKFIELLQGE
- a CDS encoding Sec-independent protein translocase subunit TatA/TatB, encoding MFGIGVPELILILVVGLIVFGPGKLPEIARSVGKGVREFKKATNAFSQVLNAPLETPVQQQSTQPAQPSQPVQQQTAQAAQTAAPQSAAATPDITPEAGPAPQPVQPAYTAPTQESVRQQIAEQAKKTEA
- a CDS encoding polyprenyl synthetase family protein → MFDVIQSDLDVLNEGLIGAVSSSVELVNEVGTHLVTAGGKRIRPALCLLSARGGNDFSLERVLPLAEALELIHTASLVHDDVIDAADTRRGEPTANAKWDNQIAILGGDYIFARAFGLIAEGGYGDYVSKRLAELVCNLSVGEIIQDHTVYQAVKDLDNYYERIQKKTADFLEICCELGGLVGGLSQEDTKKLAEYGHCIGMAFQITDDVLDIMQTSEKIGKPAGNDIRQGIVTLPVIHALNVSEDAAELADIVTNPEMDSQMVERALNIIRATDGVEMAKAKADEYLERARQVIPQDLPADIKDAFVQVADFIGDRDF
- the nadE gene encoding NAD(+) synthase, giving the protein MLKITMAQMEVIPGHPDKNTATMLRMIDEAKEEQSDIIIFPEMAVPGYLLGDTWEQSSFLADCEHYGQEIIAATQDITVMFGNIAMDWEKTNNDGRVRKYNAFFTAQNGRLIKPAGQDQPFVIKTLMPNYREFDDTRHFYSLQQLALEQGKSPAELIAPVNITIKGKEYSIGCLLCEDGWSDNYALEPFEVLRKNGSIDFFVNISASPYTLGKNGKRNRVFGEQAARAGKPLFYVNAIGLQNNGKTVYTFDGASTAYNGKGDVCAMSLEYKEELTIVDLAELEQLPALPEDKEPDIAHIYRALHYGVGHFLKNIHMRKVVIGISGGIDSAVAAALYAKIVGPENLLLVNMPSVFNSATTKGLSKQLADNLGCQYTVIPIQHSVDHTVEQLSGTPITYLTDGSTQNLTVSSFVTENIQARDRSARVLAGAAAAFGGGFTCNANKAETTVGYSTLYGDQSGFLAALADLWKHQVYALAHYMNDVIYGREVVPQGIIDIVPSAELSSAQNVDEGKGDPLKYPYHDYLFRSFIERWQKAAPEDILEWYAAGTLEENLGCEAGLVEKYFPTAQEFIADLERWWNLFTGMAVAKRIQAPPILAVSRRAYGFDHREAQNGPYYTLKYQQLKEQLLQA
- a CDS encoding type II secretion system F family protein, encoding MNYRYEASNRQGRIFKGTIAAANRQEAARKIKRQGLWITALLQEEGQKESGAGRWHPGQLFAGRKVDDTQIALFCRQLAVLLSAGIPVHEGLKALLAGGRKDAYAHLINGLYQQVLQGKSLAAAMEASHNFSPRIVRLVAAGEQAGTLEAVFSRLADFLAQTVKAREQLKSVLLYPAILGLTALGMLIFMALFILPAFASMLQNLQVELPWPTRVLLSLTDFLQIYGMETLAVGSVLALGILLLARQPLVVYRYHQFVLQLPLAGSLARHSGWALILGTMAMILEQGLPLHEAIRMAAPVAGNRYLERELLQVQAKVEQGSGLMTAMIRCPVFPVILAEMLEAGEEAGRLEEMLAKAAAFCQVQAENESARLQALAEPAAIFIVGGLVFFLVLAVIMPLLNTMDAITL
- a CDS encoding type IV pilus twitching motility protein PilT; amino-acid sequence: MGDDVDWQGIISRAIEKEASDIHLTVGQRPHMRCDGVLVSMDGRPLTEQFMAAFDAVIMDEGQRKRLARECDIDLSWTFAGRRFRVNAYRQQGYPALAIRLLPERIPTLAEINAPQAWQKIKELDQGLVLVCGRTGSGKSTTLAAFIETLNRERAYHIVTLEDPIEYVFQPDKCFISQRELGRDFYDFAEALRGGLREMPDVVLVGEIRDKETMLTALAAASAGMLVLGTLHSGSAAAAVLRVEGMFPLEERASVRSLLAEVLQGIFAQQLLPAARGGRTALVEVLLANATVRSLIRQAKYNQLSSVMLSQQELGMQTFAVAVQKMQQAGLLERSMGEQVMAQARGTQYELSL
- a CDS encoding ROK family protein, with the translated sequence MQYACIDIGGTAIKYAMMTEDGQILAKGQVLTKVETDGSRAIPGKIAAIVCDLQKEYGQAAGVAVCSPGLIDAEKGEVIFAGPNFPGYSGMKLREEIEKLTQLPCTVENDVNAAGLGESWLGAGKGAKSAFCMFVGTGVGGALVLDGHLVHGAAAAAGEIGFLPLAGGSLEQLASMTALLQNTGAATGEEVFARAAAGEEKALTALEDMTRKLACGLAQICCVVNPEVLIMGGAVMAQREFFEPRLHQYLAELLPPALLKHTRIAFAQLGTAAGFTGALRHFLQKAGQR